One region of Malania oleifera isolate guangnan ecotype guangnan chromosome 6, ASM2987363v1, whole genome shotgun sequence genomic DNA includes:
- the LOC131157384 gene encoding auxin-responsive protein IAA27-like, with product MSVPLEHNYIGLSEVSSVEISEKMCSLSEEKNQRSNGLNLKATELRLGLPGSESPERNDGLGGALCKGLVVVEDKSGYPLGVVKNLVSGAKRGFSDAIDNGSGKWVFSGGGGGSEVDLPKGGGALFSPRGANGAGGGGKPLGGSESGNQQLPPSMKDVVPQSPKPVPEKKPQGGAANGHGFAPSAKAQVVGWPPIRSFRKNTMASNPPKNNDDAEGKSGSGCLYVKVSMDGAPYLRKVDLKNYGSYMELSSALEKMFSCFTIGQCGSHGVRTRDGLSESRLMDLLHGSEYVLTYEDKDGDWMLVGDVPWEMFTDSCKRLRIMKSSEAIGLAPRAMEKCKSRN from the exons ATGTCTGTGCCCTTAGAACACAATTACATAGGCCTATCAGAGGTTTCTTCAGTGGAAATCTCTGAGAAGATGTGTAGCTTGTCTGAAGAAAAGAATCAGAGGAGCAATGGTCTCAACTTGAAGGCTACTGAGCTGAGGCTAGGCTTGCCTGGGTCTGAGTCTCCTGAGAGGAATGATGGACTTGGGGGAGCCCTGTGTAAGGGGTTGGTGGTGGTGGAGGATAAAAGCGGGTACCCGCTTGGGGTTGTGAAGAACTTGGTGTCTGGGGCGAAGAGGGGCTTCTCTGACGCCATAGATAATGGTTCTGGGAAGTGGGTATTCTCTGGCGGTGGTGGTGGATCTGAGGTTGACTTGCCCAAAGGAGGTGGTGCTTTGTTCTCTCCCCGAGGTGCTAATGGTGCTGGTGGTGGTGGGAAGCCTCTTGGTGGGTCGGAAAGTGGCAATCAGCAGTTGCCGCCGTCCATGAAAGATGTCGTTCCGCAGTCGCCAAAGCCGGTGCCGGAGAAGAAGCCTCAGGGTGGTGCTGCTAATGGCCATGGGTTTGCTCCCTCAGCAAA GGCACAGGTGGTTGGATGGCCCCCAATTCGTTCATTCCGAAAGAATACCATGGCGAGTAATCCTCCTAAGAATAATGATGATGCAGAAGGGAAGTCGGGTTCCGGATGTCTGTATGTAAAAGTCAGCATGGATGGCGCCCCCTACCTGAGGAAAGTTGATCTCAAAAACTATGGCAGCTATATGGAACTCTCCTCGGCTCTTGAGAAGATGTTCAGCTGCTTTACCATTG GGCAGTGTGGCTCACATGGAGTTCGCACCCGAGATGGGCTGAGTGAGAGTCGCTTAATGGATCTTCTCCATGGTTCTGAATATGTACTGACTTATGAGGACAAGGATGGCGATTGGATGCTAGTTGGTGATGTTCCTTGGGA GATGTTCACCGATTCTTGCAAGAGACTCAGGATAATGAAGAGTTCAGAGGCAATTGGGCTTG CTCCTAGAGCCATGGAGAAATGCAAAAGCCGCAACTAG